The following coding sequences lie in one Ictalurus furcatus strain D&B chromosome 7, Billie_1.0, whole genome shotgun sequence genomic window:
- the zgc:110366 gene encoding uncharacterized oxidoreductase ZK1290.5 isoform X2, which translates to MQHFPDIELSNRLKIPILGLGTSHHGGYSHNAVVYALQQCGIRHVDTAKRYGCEIALAKSIAESQVPRDDLWITTKLWPGDYGHQNAKEACRASCARLGVEYLDLYLMHWPDCAVPGRSNRDVRAETWRALEELYDEGLCRSVGVSNFLIPHLEELKEDSGVMPHVNQVEFHPFQQPWQLVEFCRNEGVAFEGYCPLAKGQALDHPLIVELAQKYGRSASQICIRWSIQNQIITIPKSTNPDRILENCQVFGFQLEDTDMAAMSTLHDGRHVSWDPTHVE; encoded by the exons ATGCAGCATTTCCCAGACATTGAGCTTTCCAATAGACTGAAAATCCCCATCCTAGGTTTAG GAACATCGCACCATGGTGGCTACTCCCACAATGCGGTCGTCTACGCTCTTCAGCAGTGCGGCATCAGGCACGTAGACACGGCTAAAAGATACGGCTGCGAAATAGCCTTGGCCAAGTCGATCGCCGAGAGCCAAGTCCCACGTGACGACCTGTGGATCACCACGAAGCTGTGGCCGGGGGATTACGGGCATCAGAATGCCAAGGAGGCCTGTCGGGCCTCGTGTGCCAGACTCGGGGTCGAGTATTTAG ATTTGTATCTAATGCACTGGCCTGACTGTGCTGTTCCGGGCCGCTCCAACAGGGACGTCCGAGCCGAGACGTGGAGAGCGCTGGAGGAATTGTATGATGAAG GATTGTGCCGTTCTGTCGGTGTGAGCAACTTCCTGATCCCACATCTTGAGGAACTGAAAGAGGACAGCGGCGTGATGCCTCACGTTAACCAG GTGGAGTTTCATCCGTTTCAGCAGCCGTGGCAGCTGGTGGAGTTTTGCCGCAACGAGGGCGTAGCGTTTGAAGGTTACTGCCCTCTAGCTAAGGGCCAAGCGCTCGATCATCCACTCATCGTGGAACTGGCGCAGAAGTACGGACGCAGTGCTTCGCAGATCTGCATCCGCTGGAGCATTCAG AATCAGATCATCACGATACCAAAGTCAACCAACCCAGATAGGATTCTTGAAAACTGCCAA GTGTTTGGGTTCCAGCTGGAAGACACTGACATGGCTGCCATGTCCACGTTGCATGATGGGAGGCACGTGAGCTGGGATCCAACCCACGTGGAGTGA
- the zgc:110366 gene encoding uncharacterized oxidoreductase ZK1290.5 isoform X1: MQHFPDIELSNRLKIPILGLGTSHHGGYSHNAVVYALQQCGIRHVDTAKRYGCEIALAKSIAESQVPRDDLWITTKLWPGDYGHQNAKEACRASCARLGVEYLDLYLMHWPDCAVPGRSNRDVRAETWRALEELYDEGLCRSVGVSNFLIPHLEELKEDSGVMPHVNQVEFHPFQQPWQLVEFCRNEGVAFEGYCPLAKGQALDHPLIVELAQKYGRSASQICIRWSIQNQIITIPKSTNPDRILENCQVFGFTLAEEDMESIGRLHVDKKLIHLSYPLWNG, from the exons ATGCAGCATTTCCCAGACATTGAGCTTTCCAATAGACTGAAAATCCCCATCCTAGGTTTAG GAACATCGCACCATGGTGGCTACTCCCACAATGCGGTCGTCTACGCTCTTCAGCAGTGCGGCATCAGGCACGTAGACACGGCTAAAAGATACGGCTGCGAAATAGCCTTGGCCAAGTCGATCGCCGAGAGCCAAGTCCCACGTGACGACCTGTGGATCACCACGAAGCTGTGGCCGGGGGATTACGGGCATCAGAATGCCAAGGAGGCCTGTCGGGCCTCGTGTGCCAGACTCGGGGTCGAGTATTTAG ATTTGTATCTAATGCACTGGCCTGACTGTGCTGTTCCGGGCCGCTCCAACAGGGACGTCCGAGCCGAGACGTGGAGAGCGCTGGAGGAATTGTATGATGAAG GATTGTGCCGTTCTGTCGGTGTGAGCAACTTCCTGATCCCACATCTTGAGGAACTGAAAGAGGACAGCGGCGTGATGCCTCACGTTAACCAG GTGGAGTTTCATCCGTTTCAGCAGCCGTGGCAGCTGGTGGAGTTTTGCCGCAACGAGGGCGTAGCGTTTGAAGGTTACTGCCCTCTAGCTAAGGGCCAAGCGCTCGATCATCCACTCATCGTGGAACTGGCGCAGAAGTACGGACGCAGTGCTTCGCAGATCTGCATCCGCTGGAGCATTCAG AATCAGATCATCACGATACCAAAGTCAACCAACCCAGATAGGATTCTTGAAAACTGCCAA GTCTTTGGGTTCACTCTGGCCGAAGAGGACATGGAGAGCATCGGGCGATTACACGTAGATAAAAAGCTCATTCATCTCAGCTACCCGCTCTGGAACGGATAA